One window from the genome of Kluyveromyces marxianus DMKU3-1042 DNA, complete genome, chromosome 3 encodes:
- the MAK10 gene encoding Mak10p, whose protein sequence is MVVMENSGLAELAKLSLGHSGNKDTDFVDITEHLHTLSANLAPETVVKEPTFSLFEGTYALEVCNLKLDTSLIELSPEEQTFDCNIAYGEEQNLEYVTAICDRLSRSLMNWLHDYQTLPTTVLSCRYVEYLMELYTKHPVSSLDAMQGLSTQDPLYDQVLYSFVLGLCSFIKFTSIVLKDGGVYEEEDLNCNVMNLDMLSKIEYTAVIQSLDTSLRVIDQLYPDPNSDASHLRNVVRLLRFLLHIPNYHYPSRLTAVSSDLSVLQESLEVIAELNADNYDFTQHKCPPGCFSMGIQKRRDNNFPPKEIYQPKGNEFQSFDIFMRDILAALSVKNCKTAFEFRQYVWFFNRLHQRTVMARALLQSYLMRNEMILDRFSVDNFSNMHLHEFSLAGTTLSDILSNEENSIEKADIHNALSELSYCLLRWYQNMPQNCCRHRQGFNRLLLDFDSVQANFEQHETHWQSIGIDDRITKMGGAPLMPVSTWIYTTKLLMMIEFTLEGFHLEVYKPWESFAQYWFCYYLSSHLESNLKRLQEFLLQKINYIGNYNKKIKKLKAGEKKEKAKEQYKHLISSVLPQLKLNKKTISYLFLVCTVLKSLSLAQVFQFALLKSFKIIDSTVEYSTRFSTKKMVHDLRFKTFSSIGIPEVPTFEQFQKSLEDFVIESPAIHSKIPNLLNFMNTELENAKIALSTIIRTIETGEPEDAPIYTGTKQVKETALQWFNSLLGSATALSVNGSVLKKKILEHPKTDNLSQFYDVKLTHSQRGCYYFPILTLSSKLDRKRK, encoded by the coding sequence ATGGTGGTAATGGAAAATAGCGGGCTAGCAGAACTTGCCAAACTTTCGCTAGGCCACTCTGGAAACAAAGATACAGACTTTGTAGACATCACAGAACATTTACACACACTTTCTGCTAATTTAGCTCCAGAAACTGTAGTAAAGGAACCCacattttctcttttcgaGGGCACTTATGCGTTGGAGGTGTGCAATCTGAAACTAGATACGAGTCTCATCGAGTTGTCCCCGGAGGAACAGACATTTGATTGCAACATTGCATACGGAGAAGAGCAGAATTTGGAATATGTTACAGCAATATGCGATAGATTGAGCAGGTCTCTGATGAATTGGCTGCATGATTATCAGACCTTGCCCACAACCGTGCTGAGCTGTCGATACGTTGAGTACTTGATGGAATTGTACACGAAGCACCCAGTCTCTTCTTTGGATGCTATGCAAGGGTTATCTACTCAAGATCCACTGTACGACCAAGTGCTTTATAGTTTCGTGTTGGGACTCTGCTCTTTCATTAAGTTTACCTCCATTGTACTCAAGGATGGTGGCGTCtacgaagaagaagatttgaaCTGTAATGTGATGAATCTCGACATGTTGTCCAAGATAGAATACACCGCCGTTATCCAATCATTGGATACATCCTTAAGGGTAATAGACCAATTATACCCAGACCCAAACTCCGATGCTTCTCATTTGAGGAACGTAGTCCGTCTACTCCGTTTTCTATTGCATATACCAAATTATCACTACCCTTCTCGACTCACAGCCGTGTCATCTGACCTAAGCGTGCTACAAGAATCACTAGAGGTGATTGCTGAACTCAATGCAGATAATTACGACTTCACACAGCACAAGTGTCCTCCAGGATGCTTTTCAATGGGAATACAGAAAAGACGCGACAATAATTTTCCCCCAAAGGAGATTTATCAACCAAAGGGCAATGAATTCCAGTCCTTTGATATATTCATGAGAGATATTTTAGCAGCATTGTCCGTAAAAAATTGCAAAACTGCATTTGAATTCAGACAGTACGTTTGGTTTTTCAACAGACTACATCAACGTACCGTTATGGCCCGCGCTTTGCTCCAATCATATCTCATGAGGAATGAAATGATACTGGACAGGTTTAGTGTTGACAACTTCAGTAATATGCATCTACATGAATTTTCTTTAGCCGGAACTACCCTCTCAGATATATTATCGAATGAAGAGAATAGCATAGAAAAAGCTGACATACACAACGCATTGAGCGAGCTTTCATATTGTTTACTACGTTGGTACCAGAATATGCCGCAAAATTGTTGTAGACACAGACAAGGTTTCAATCGGTTATTGCTTGACTTTGATTCAGTACAAGCGAATTTTGAGCAGCACGAAACTCATTGGCAATCTATTGGCATTGATGATAGAATAACCAAAATGGGTGGCGCACCATTGATGCCAGTATCTACGTGGATATACACTACTAAACTACTAATGATGATAGAATTTACCTTAGAAGGCTTCCATTTAGAGGTGTATAAACCTTGGGAATCCTTTGCACAATATTGGTTCTGCTATTACCTATCCAGTCACTTGGAATCGAATTTAAAAAGATTACAGGAATTCTTATTACAGAAGATCAACTACATCGGTAATTACAATaagaaaatcaagaaaCTAAAAGCAGGAGAGAAAAAGGAGAAGGCAAAGGAACAATACAAACATCTCATATCGTCAGTATTGCCTCAATTAAAACttaataaaaaaaccatCAGCtatcttttcttggtttgCACGGTTTTAAAATCTCTCTCATTAGCGCAAGTATTCCAGTTTGCATTGTTAAAATCGTTTAAGATTATCGACTCAACAGTGGAATACTCTACACGTTTTAGCACTAAAAAGATGGTTCATGATTTGAGATTTAAaacattttcttctatAGGTATACCTGAAGTGCCTACTTTTGAACAATTCCAAAAGTCGTTAGAAGATTTCGTCATTGAATCACCGGCTATTCATTCGAAAATCCCCaatttattgaattttATGAATACGGAACTCGAAAACGCAAAGATTGCGTTATCCACCATTATAAGAACAATAGAGACGGGGGAGCCTGAAGATGCCCCAATATATACTGGAACGAAACAAGTTAAAGAAACGGCATTGCAATGGTTCAATTCATTGTTAGGTTCAGCGACAGCACTAAGCGTCAATGGATCAGTactcaagaaaaaaattttagAGCATCCTAAGACTGACAATTTGAGTCAATTTTATGATGTAAAACTCACTCACAGTCAAAGAGGTTGTTACTATTTCCCAATATTGACACTTTCATCTAAGTTGGATAGAAAACGCAAGTGA
- the AFG1 gene encoding Afg1p has translation MIRTRIYQLRLGRRFVSDVAKTPLLEYDRQVKIGKLRDDPYQRGIIKSLGHLHESLQAYHPDPVVPPSVLDQVGWRAGFLGKLLLSRNQKYSTEGVPKGIYLYGDVGCGKTMLMELFYSTVPSHLSKKRIHFHQFMQFVHKRSHEIMSEQNFDALGEAKGKDIDPIPFLAAEIANSSRVLCFDEFQVTDVADAMILRRLVTTLLSKDYGVVLFATSNRKPDDLYINGVQRESFIPCINLIKERTEVVLLDSPTDYRKIPRPVSSVYYYPEKGMDYFSKECELARKLHVNQWYDYFSQSNAPNEPAAAAQVVHDYPLTIWGRELLVPKCTPGRVAQFSFKQLCGQPLAAGDYLTLASSFRSFVVTDLPYLTIYVRDEVRRFITFLDAVYDNGGKLATTGANDFTSLFVEPEDIINDFKLKPKSEEEGKDTDDNADVNDELVTKHGFTKDIAKKAQMFALDEERFAFARALSRLSHMSSTDWVEKR, from the coding sequence ATGATTCGCACTAGAATATATCAGCTAAGGCTTGGTAGAAGGTTTGTTTCTGATGTTGCAAAGACACCGTTACTCGAATACGATCGCCAAGTGAAGATTGGCAAGCTAAGAGATGATCCGTATCAGAGGGGTATCATAAAGTCTTTAGGCCATTTACATGAATCGTTACAAGCGTACCATCCAGATCCAGTAGTTCCTCCTAGCGTGTTGGACCAAGTCGGATGGAGAGCTGGATTCCTAGGCAAGCTATTATTGTCCAGGAACCAGAAATATTCGACTGAGGGAGTTCCAAAGGGAATATACCTCTATGGTGACGTGGGATGTGGTAAAACGATGTTGATGGAACTATTCTACTCCACAGTACCATCGCATTTGTCCAAGAAACGTATTCATTTCCATCAGTTTATGCAGTTTGTCCACAAGAGATCGCACGAAATTATGTCGGAGCAGAACTTCGATGCCCTAGGAGAAGCGAAGGGGAAAGACATAGATCCAATCCCATTTTTAGCCGCAGAAATCGCAAATAGCTCAAGAGTACTATGTTTTGATGAGTTTCAAGTGACTGATGTTGCAGATGCGATGATTCTACGGAGACTAGTTACTACGCTGTTATCCAAAGACTACGGTGTCGTGCTCTTTGCAACCAGTAACAGGAAACCAGACGACTTATATATCAATGGTGTTCAGCGTGAATCATTTATCCCATGCATTAATTTGATCAAGGAAAGAACGGAAGTTGTTCTCTTGGATTCTCCTACCGACTACCGTAAGATTCCAAGACCTGTGTCGTCTGTGTACTATTATCCAGAAAAGGGCATGGATTACTTCTCAAAAGAGTGTGAATTAGCCAGAAAACTTCACGTGAACCAATGGTATGATTACTTTTCGCAATCGAATGCACCAAACGAGcccgctgctgctgcgcAAGTGGTTCATGACTACCCATTAACTATTTGGGGTAGAGAATTGTTGGTTCCCAAGTGTACTCCAGGTAGAGTTGCgcaattttcttttaaacaATTGTGTGGTCAACCTTTAGCAGCCGGAGATTATTTGACCCTTGCAAGTAGTTTTAGATCATTTGTGGTGACAGATTTACCATACTTGACCATATATGTACGTGACGAGGTGAGGAGGTTCATTACATTTTTAGACGCCGTCTACGATAATGGTGGGAAATTGGCTACTACTGGGGCGAATGATTTTACCTCGTTATTCGTAGAGCCAGAAGATATCATTAATGATTTTAAACTCAAGCCAAagagtgaagaagaaggcaaaGATACTGATGATAATGCTGATGTAAATGATGAATTAGTTACTAAACACGGTTTCACAAAAGATATAGCAAAGAAGGCGCAAATGTTCGCAttagatgaagaaagatttgCTTTCGCCAGAGCTTTGAGTAGATTATCACATATGAGTTCAACTGACTGGGTTGAAAAAAGGTAG